A stretch of Lathyrus oleraceus cultivar Zhongwan6 chromosome 6, CAAS_Psat_ZW6_1.0, whole genome shotgun sequence DNA encodes these proteins:
- the LOC127091034 gene encoding putative phytosulfokines 6 — protein sequence MFHLFIRFYHIPSKVTPMKHQILLFFFVLILSSFFASARFLVPPNASKHGEKELKVIGKSSTEMKEDMEQLMGSEECSEKDEECFSRRMIAEAHLDYIYTQHHKP from the exons ATGTTTCATTTATTTATTCGCTTCTACCACATTCCTTCTAAAGTAACTCCAATGAAGCATCAAATTCTATTGTTTTTCTTTGTTCTCATTCTTTCTTCTTTCTTTGCTTCTGCTCGTTTTCTTGTACCACCAAATGCTTCAAAACATG GTGAAAAGGAATTGAAGGTCATTGGTAAATCATCCACCGAAATGAAAGAAGATATGGAACAA TTGATGGGATCAGAGGAGTGTTCTGAAAAGGATGAAGAATGCTTTAGCAGAAGGATGATTGCAGAGGCTCACTTGGATTATATCTACACCCAACACCACAAGCCTTGA
- the LOC127091032 gene encoding polyadenylation and cleavage factor homolog 4 isoform X1 — protein MENSRRPFVRSKEPILKRPRLMKDLERSPNSSAPVFPQRQQQVTSASRFRQNEREEENVDGGYQPQPLPFQELVAQYKSALAELTFNSKLIITNLTIIAGENRAAEKAVAATISANILEVPSEQKLPSLYLLDSIVKNIGRDYIKYFAAKLPEVFCKAYRQVDPPVRQSMKHLFGTWKGVFPPQTLQAIDKELGFTPAVNGSSSASASAALRSDSQTHQPPHSIHVNPKYFERQRVQESSRSNQHTHRDPFDDPVPEKSISASYGGSEHGSNLSRNMGVGIGRTDGSITELGHRTLYNKTAAGVSGSISGQRNGVGLKHSFSNTEATTISDAQHQPTRNITGIKRNVMSSSWKNSEEEEYMWDEMNTGLTSHGVRNNLGNDAWTADDENLDAEDNHHQIRNVFGTNVDREMTNRSQATQKKQFRHHPSLSWKLQEQQSIDELNKELGHSDVCMSMSGSLLGNANSSAARMGNRAFLPNARTGGHQFHSVGSESTSGQSPLRQRSPSPPSIDHSHLMENFDKQDHPYTRKTSHFLGGLHSQYIKDSSSTLSPNIQIGDLQRSSQVKDLQCPLPSASFQPRYRQQLSSSHTEVTEKPPLANVSLARETSEQPATSHTEAASVKSRLFSNKPITSSLPSLLGSRPSQSGGSLVSANASPSSSALPKRPKRKAGQTIRTSTLPPASSNVSSASAQTSGPTNKTSNPLSNLLSSLVAKGLISTETETLAEVPSEVVTRLEDHCDSFSTSSSMPVASLSGSAAVPVPSNKDELDDTAKTPMSLSESTSTDIRNVIGFEFKPNVIRKLHPSVIAGLFDDFPHHCSICGLKLKFQEQFSRHLEWHATRERKQSGLTTPSRWYLKSTDWVAGQAECSSENEFTDSVDSQDKETDEGQEDAMVLADENQCLCVLCGELFEDVYCQENSEWMFKGAVYVTGSDSDTEMGIKDTCSGRGPIIHTKCLSDNSLLSVLKMVRLII, from the exons ATGGAGAATTCACGAAGACCGTTTGTTAGATCGAAAGAACCAATTTTGAAGCGACCCAGATTAATGAAAGATCTGGAACGTTCTCCTAATTCGAGTGCTCCAGTGTTTCCACAGAGACAACAGCAAGTTACTTCTGCTTCACGGTTCAGACAGAATGAAAGAGAAGAGGAGAATGTCGACGGTGGTTACCAGCCTCAGCCGTTGCCGTTTCAGGAGCTTGTGGCTCAGTATAAGAGTGCGCTTGCAGAGCTCACTTTCAATTCGAAACTGATAATTACCAACCTGACTATAATTGCAGGCGAAAATCGAGCTGCTGAGAAGGCCGTTGCTGCCACTATAAGTGCTAACATTCTAGAG GTTCCTAGTGAACAAAAGCTGCCATCTCTTTATCTCTTAGACAGTATTGTTAAGAATATTGGGCGGGATTACATAAAATACTTTGCTGCCAAACTACCCGAG GTGTTCTGCAAGGCATACAGACAGGTTGATCCTCCTGTCCGTCAAAGTATGAAACACCTTTTTGGAACTTGGAAAGGAGTCTTTCCTCCTCAGACCCTTCAGGCTATAGACAAAGAACTGGGCTTCACTCCAGCAGTCAATGGTTCGTCTTCAGCATCTGCATCTGCTGCACTCAGGAGTGATTCCCAGACACATCAACCACCTCATAGTATACATGTGAATCCCAAGTATTTTGAACGACAGCGTGTTCAGGAGTCCAGCAGG AGTAATCAGCACACTCATAGAGACCCATTCGACGATCCTGTTCCAGAAAAGAGCATCAGTGCATCCTATGGAGGCAGTGAACATGGTTCCAATCTTTCAAGGAATATGGGCGTGGGTATTGGCAGAACTGATGGCAGCATAACCGAGTTAGGACACAGAACTTTGTACAACAAAACTGCTGCTGGTGTTTCAGGGTCCATATCTGGGCAAAGAAATGGTGTTGGCCTCAAGCATAGTTTTTCAAATACTGAAGCTACTACTATTTCGGATGCACAACATCAGCCAACACGAAACATAACTGGCATAAAGAGAAATGTGATGTCAAGTAGCTGGAAAAATTCTGAGGAAGAGGAGTACATGtgggatgagatgaacactggaTTGACTAGTCATGGTGTCCGTAACAACTTGGGAAACGACGCTTGGACTGCTGATGATGAGAATTTG GACGCTGAAGATAACCACCACCAAATCAGAAATGTTTTTGGGACAAATGTTGATAGAGAAATGACCAATAGATCTCAAGCCACTCAAAAGAAACAATTTCGGCATCATCCGTCATTATCATGGAAATTGCAGGAGCAGCAATCAATTGATGAATTGAATAAGGAACTGGGTCACTCGGATGTATGTATGTCAATGTCTGGTTCCTTACTAGGCAATGCAAATTCTTCTGCCGCCAGGATGGGAAACCGTGCTTTCCTGCCCAATGCAAGAACTGGAGGACATCAATTTCATTCTGTGGGATCTGAGTCCACTTCTGGGCAGTCACCTTTGCGACAACGCTCTCCCTCGCCACCAAGTATTGACCACTCTCATCTAATGGAAAATTTTGATAAGCAAGACCATCCTTACACTCGAAAAACATCTCATTTTTTGGGAGGTCTGCATAGCCAATATATTAAAGATTCTTCATCCACCCTTTCTCCTAATATTCAGATTGGAGACTTGCAAAGATCATCACAGGTAAAAGACTTGCAGTGTCCATTACCTTCAGCGAGTTTTCAGCCAAGATATCGGCAACAACTGAGCTCTTCTCACACTGAAGTAACTGAGAAGCCACCCTTAGCCAATGTTTCTCTAGCTCGAGAAACCTCAGAGCAGCCAGCCACAAGTCATACAGAAGCTGCAAGTGTGAAGAGTAGACTATTCTCCAACAAGCCAATTACTAGTAGTCTTCCATCTCTATTAGGGTCTCGGCCTTCTCAGTCAGGTGGTTCTTTAGTGTCTGCAAATGCTTCTCCATCTTCATCTGCTTTACCAAAAAGACCTAAAAGAAAGGCCGGACAAACAATAAGGACATCTACTCTACCACCAGCTTCCTCTAATGTCAGCAGTGCCTCAGCGCAGACATCTGGTCCTACAAATAAAACCTCAAATCCACTTTCAAACCTTTTAAGCTCATTAGTTGCAAAGGGTTTGATATCCACAGAAACTGAGACACTGGCTGAGGTGCCATCTGAGGTGGTGACTCGATTGGAAGATCACTGCGACAGCTTTAGTACCAGTAGCTCTATGCCTGTTGCTTCATTGTCTGGTTCTGCAGCTGTCCCCGTTCCTTCAAACAAAGATGAGTTAGATGATACTGCAAAAACACCTATGTCCTTATCTGAATCAACCAGCACAGATATTAGAAATGTCATTGGCTTTGAGTTTAAGCCTAATGTAATCAGAAAGTTGCATCCATCTGTAATTGCTGGATTATTTGATGATTTTCCACATCATTGCAGCATTTGTGGCCTTAAGCTCAAATTCCAAGAACAGTTTAGTAGACACTTGGAGTGGCACGCCACAAGAGAAAGAAAACAAAGTGGTTTAACTACACCATCAAGATGGTATCTGAAGTCAACTGACTGGGTTGCCGGCCAAGCTGAATGTTCATCTGAAAATGAGTTTACTGATTCTGTAGATTCACAAGACAAGGAAACAGATGAAGGTCAAGAGGATGCAATGGTTCTAGCAGATGAAAACCAATGCTTATGCGTGTTGTGTGGTGAGCTATTTGAAGATGTTTACTGTCAGGAAAATAGCGAGTGGATGTTCAAAGGGGCTGTTTACGTGACTGGCTCTGATAGCGATACTGAGATGGGAATCAAAGATACATGTTCTGGAAGGGGTCCCATCATTCACACAAAATGCTTATCAGATAACTCGTTATTGAGTGTCCTCAAGATGGTAAGGCTTATTATTTGA
- the LOC127091032 gene encoding polyadenylation and cleavage factor homolog 4 isoform X2: MENSRRPFVRSKEPILKRPRLMKDLERSPNSSAPVFPQRQQQVTSASRFRQNEREEENVDGGYQPQPLPFQELVAQYKSALAELTFNSKLIITNLTIIAGENRAAEKAVAATISANILEVPSEQKLPSLYLLDSIVKNIGRDYIKYFAAKLPEVFCKAYRQVDPPVRQSMKHLFGTWKGVFPPQTLQAIDKELGFTPAVNGSSSASASAALRSDSQTHQPPHSIHVNPKYFERQRVQESSRSNQHTHRDPFDDPVPEKSISASYGGSEHGSNLSRNMGVGIGRTDGSITELGHRTLYNKTAAGVSGSISGQRNGVGLKHSFSNTEATTISDAQHQPTRNITGIKRNVMSSSWKNSEEEEYMWDEMNTGLTSHGVRNNLGNDAWTADDENLDAEDNHHQIRNVFGTNVDREMTNRSQATQKKQFRHHPSLSWKLQEQQSIDELNKELGHSDVCMSMSGSLLGNANSSAARMGNRAFLPNARTGGHQFHSVGSESTSGQSPLRQRSPSPPSIDHSHLMENFDKQDHPYTRKTSHFLGGLHSQYIKDSSSTLSPNIQIGDLQRSSQVKDLQCPLPSASFQPRYRQQLSSSHTEVTEKPPLANVSLARETSEQPATSHTEAASVKSRLFSNKPITSSLPSLLGSRPSQSGGSLVSANASPSSSALPKRPKRKAGQTIRTSTLPPASSNVSSASAQTSGPTNKTSNPLSNLLSSLVAKGLISTETETLAEVPSEVVTRLEDHCDSFSTSSSMPVASLSGSAAVPVPSNKDELDDTAKTPMSLSESTSTDIRNVIGFEFKPNVIRKLHPSVIAGLFDDFPHHCSICGLKLKFQEQFSRHLEWHATRERKQSGLTTPSRWYLKSTDWVAGQAECSSENEFTDSVDSQDKETDEGQEDAMVLADENQCLCVLCGELFEDVYCQENSEWMFKGAVYVTGSDSDTEMGIKDTCSGRGPIIHTKCLSDNSLLSVLKMEQD; this comes from the exons ATGGAGAATTCACGAAGACCGTTTGTTAGATCGAAAGAACCAATTTTGAAGCGACCCAGATTAATGAAAGATCTGGAACGTTCTCCTAATTCGAGTGCTCCAGTGTTTCCACAGAGACAACAGCAAGTTACTTCTGCTTCACGGTTCAGACAGAATGAAAGAGAAGAGGAGAATGTCGACGGTGGTTACCAGCCTCAGCCGTTGCCGTTTCAGGAGCTTGTGGCTCAGTATAAGAGTGCGCTTGCAGAGCTCACTTTCAATTCGAAACTGATAATTACCAACCTGACTATAATTGCAGGCGAAAATCGAGCTGCTGAGAAGGCCGTTGCTGCCACTATAAGTGCTAACATTCTAGAG GTTCCTAGTGAACAAAAGCTGCCATCTCTTTATCTCTTAGACAGTATTGTTAAGAATATTGGGCGGGATTACATAAAATACTTTGCTGCCAAACTACCCGAG GTGTTCTGCAAGGCATACAGACAGGTTGATCCTCCTGTCCGTCAAAGTATGAAACACCTTTTTGGAACTTGGAAAGGAGTCTTTCCTCCTCAGACCCTTCAGGCTATAGACAAAGAACTGGGCTTCACTCCAGCAGTCAATGGTTCGTCTTCAGCATCTGCATCTGCTGCACTCAGGAGTGATTCCCAGACACATCAACCACCTCATAGTATACATGTGAATCCCAAGTATTTTGAACGACAGCGTGTTCAGGAGTCCAGCAGG AGTAATCAGCACACTCATAGAGACCCATTCGACGATCCTGTTCCAGAAAAGAGCATCAGTGCATCCTATGGAGGCAGTGAACATGGTTCCAATCTTTCAAGGAATATGGGCGTGGGTATTGGCAGAACTGATGGCAGCATAACCGAGTTAGGACACAGAACTTTGTACAACAAAACTGCTGCTGGTGTTTCAGGGTCCATATCTGGGCAAAGAAATGGTGTTGGCCTCAAGCATAGTTTTTCAAATACTGAAGCTACTACTATTTCGGATGCACAACATCAGCCAACACGAAACATAACTGGCATAAAGAGAAATGTGATGTCAAGTAGCTGGAAAAATTCTGAGGAAGAGGAGTACATGtgggatgagatgaacactggaTTGACTAGTCATGGTGTCCGTAACAACTTGGGAAACGACGCTTGGACTGCTGATGATGAGAATTTG GACGCTGAAGATAACCACCACCAAATCAGAAATGTTTTTGGGACAAATGTTGATAGAGAAATGACCAATAGATCTCAAGCCACTCAAAAGAAACAATTTCGGCATCATCCGTCATTATCATGGAAATTGCAGGAGCAGCAATCAATTGATGAATTGAATAAGGAACTGGGTCACTCGGATGTATGTATGTCAATGTCTGGTTCCTTACTAGGCAATGCAAATTCTTCTGCCGCCAGGATGGGAAACCGTGCTTTCCTGCCCAATGCAAGAACTGGAGGACATCAATTTCATTCTGTGGGATCTGAGTCCACTTCTGGGCAGTCACCTTTGCGACAACGCTCTCCCTCGCCACCAAGTATTGACCACTCTCATCTAATGGAAAATTTTGATAAGCAAGACCATCCTTACACTCGAAAAACATCTCATTTTTTGGGAGGTCTGCATAGCCAATATATTAAAGATTCTTCATCCACCCTTTCTCCTAATATTCAGATTGGAGACTTGCAAAGATCATCACAGGTAAAAGACTTGCAGTGTCCATTACCTTCAGCGAGTTTTCAGCCAAGATATCGGCAACAACTGAGCTCTTCTCACACTGAAGTAACTGAGAAGCCACCCTTAGCCAATGTTTCTCTAGCTCGAGAAACCTCAGAGCAGCCAGCCACAAGTCATACAGAAGCTGCAAGTGTGAAGAGTAGACTATTCTCCAACAAGCCAATTACTAGTAGTCTTCCATCTCTATTAGGGTCTCGGCCTTCTCAGTCAGGTGGTTCTTTAGTGTCTGCAAATGCTTCTCCATCTTCATCTGCTTTACCAAAAAGACCTAAAAGAAAGGCCGGACAAACAATAAGGACATCTACTCTACCACCAGCTTCCTCTAATGTCAGCAGTGCCTCAGCGCAGACATCTGGTCCTACAAATAAAACCTCAAATCCACTTTCAAACCTTTTAAGCTCATTAGTTGCAAAGGGTTTGATATCCACAGAAACTGAGACACTGGCTGAGGTGCCATCTGAGGTGGTGACTCGATTGGAAGATCACTGCGACAGCTTTAGTACCAGTAGCTCTATGCCTGTTGCTTCATTGTCTGGTTCTGCAGCTGTCCCCGTTCCTTCAAACAAAGATGAGTTAGATGATACTGCAAAAACACCTATGTCCTTATCTGAATCAACCAGCACAGATATTAGAAATGTCATTGGCTTTGAGTTTAAGCCTAATGTAATCAGAAAGTTGCATCCATCTGTAATTGCTGGATTATTTGATGATTTTCCACATCATTGCAGCATTTGTGGCCTTAAGCTCAAATTCCAAGAACAGTTTAGTAGACACTTGGAGTGGCACGCCACAAGAGAAAGAAAACAAAGTGGTTTAACTACACCATCAAGATGGTATCTGAAGTCAACTGACTGGGTTGCCGGCCAAGCTGAATGTTCATCTGAAAATGAGTTTACTGATTCTGTAGATTCACAAGACAAGGAAACAGATGAAGGTCAAGAGGATGCAATGGTTCTAGCAGATGAAAACCAATGCTTATGCGTGTTGTGTGGTGAGCTATTTGAAGATGTTTACTGTCAGGAAAATAGCGAGTGGATGTTCAAAGGGGCTGTTTACGTGACTGGCTCTGATAGCGATACTGAGATGGGAATCAAAGATACATGTTCTGGAAGGGGTCCCATCATTCACACAAAATGCTTATCAGATAACTCGTTATTGAGTGTCCTCAAGATG GAACAGGATTGA